The Eleginops maclovinus isolate JMC-PN-2008 ecotype Puerto Natales chromosome 3, JC_Emac_rtc_rv5, whole genome shotgun sequence genome includes a region encoding these proteins:
- the LOC134861461 gene encoding zinc finger MYM-type protein 1-like, giving the protein MAETTPPSRTGVPVGIASTTLSDDPGCWPSVLTSSMRCEIVKKGPVQIMDIEFPQNLDNPPRRFTKDSYKRTMKNGENIHRSWLVYSIHTDGVFCFPCTVFGKRERDNALTTCGYGGWKNLSYRLKKHECTKVHCDNVKKWHDLQRRLQTSTLIDQRQMELMQLEVEHWKGVIRRVIAIVSHLAERNQALRGTTSTVYDRHNGNFLAQVELLAQFDPVMNEHIRRIQCKETKVHYLSGVIQNEIIQLVGDKILQEIARRVHKAKYFSVIMDCTPDISHKEQLSVVLRIVNCETPVSIAEHFWGFVHVEDTTGKGLSEILLDQLEKHNLSISDCRGQSYDNGSNMMGHKQGVQARILELNNKALCIPCSSHTLNLVVSDAAKSSVLSMSFFGMLQRLYNLFSSSVHRWAILKQHVKQLTLKPLSGTRWEARIDSVKVVRYHLPEILDGLSALETYATEKGDSETMSSAKSLHGELKTWSFLLCTITWYNVLYQVNHMSKLLQSPDVSMQTLKKETEGVTEYLEDFRENGLASSQTDAMEIAEDLEIERKLPEKRQRKKKRQFLYESTDETQSTPEEAFRRDFFLPLVDTAITSLKDRFSRLEGVYALYDFLFSIDIMRATIKTGKLHERCRKVEQTLHDIDADDLALEINSAVHTFPDEVSRCPFKMLDYIYSEKLLDLYSNLSIALRLLLTLPVSVASGERSFSSLKRIKNYMRSTMSQERLSGLALMSIESDVRRSLDLEGIVSAFAEAKGRKQQFQ; this is encoded by the coding sequence atggcagagaccaccccaccatccagaactggggtacctgtaggtattgcaagcaccacattaagtgatgacccaggatgttggcccagtgtcctaacaagcagtatgcgctgtgaaatagtcaaaaaaggacctgtgcaaatcatggacattgaattcccgcaaaacttagacaatcctcctcgaagattcaccaaggacagttacaaaagaaccatgaaaaatggtgagaatatacatcgatcgtggctggtgtattccatccacacagatggagtgttctgtttcccttgtactgttttcgggaagcgtgagcgtgacaatgccttaacgacctgtggctacggtggatggaagaacctttcctatcgcctaaaaaaacacgagtgcacaaaggtgcactgtgacaatgtgaaaaagtggcacgaccttcagaggagactgcaaaccagtacactgattgatcaaagacagatggagttgatgcaacttgaagttgaacactggaaaggcgtgattcggagagtgattgccatagtttcccatctggcagaacgcaaccaggctttgagaggaactaccagtaccgtgtatgatcgccacaatgggaattttctggctcaagtggaactcctagcacagtttgatccggtaatgaatgaacacatcagacgaatacaatgcaaagagacaaaggtgcattacctgagtggagtcattcagaacgaaatcattcagctggtcggagacaaaatcctacaggagattgcaagaagagtgcacaaagcaaaatacttctccgtgatcatggattgcactcctgacatcagccacaaggaacaactttctgttgttctcaggattgtcaactgtgaaacacctgtttctattgctgagcatttttggggatttgtacatgttgaagacacaactggtaaagggctcagtgaaatcctgcttgaccagttggagaagcacaacctcagcatttcagattgccgtgggcagtcatacgacaatggcagcaatatgatgggccacaaacagggtgtgcaggcaagaattttagagctgaacaacaaggcgctatgcatcccatgcagcagtcacacactaaatctggttgtgtcagatgctgccaagtcttcagtgttgtccatgtctttttttggtatgctgcaacgactgtacaaccttttcagttcctctgtgcaccgctgggcaattttgaagcagcatgtgaagcagctcacccttaagccactttcagggacgagatgggaggcccgaattgacagtgtgaaggtagtgcggtaccatctacctgaaatactagacggactgtcagcactggagacatatgctacagagaagggggactcagagaccatgtcctcagcaaaaagcttacatggtgagcttaaaacatggtcctttcttctgtgcacaataacctggtacaacgttttgtatcaggttaaccatatgagcaagctcctccagagcccggatgtttcaatgcaaacactgaaaaaagaaaccgagggagtgacagagtacctagaagatttcagggaaaatggactcgcatcaagccaaacggatgcaatggagattgcagaagatctggaaattgagaggaaattgcctgagaaaaggcaacgtaaaaagaaaaggcagttcctttacgagagtacagatgaaacccaatcgaccccagaagaggccttcagaagggacttcttcctgcctttggttgacactgccatcaccagcctaaaagacagattttccagactggagggggtgtatgccctgtacgacttcctgttcagcattgatatcatgagggccacaatcaagactgggaaattgcatgagagatgcaggaaagtggaacaaaccctccatgatattgatgcagacgacttggcattggagatcaactctgctgtccacacctttccagatgaagtatccaggtgcccatttaaaatgctggactacatatacagtgagaagctgttggacctgtacagcaatttaagcattgcactgcgcctacttctgacccttcctgtctcggttgcctccggagagaggagcttttcatctctgaagcgcataaagaattacatgaggtcaactatgagccaagagaggctctctggactggcactcatgtcaattgagagtgacgtccgcaggtctttggacttggaggggattgtgtctgcatttgctgaggccaagggccgcaagcagcagtttcagtag